The proteins below come from a single Isoptericola dokdonensis DS-3 genomic window:
- a CDS encoding GSU2403 family nucleotidyltransferase fold protein → MPGASNDLLIRSRSVLLDALAALGAHRDAVVVVGAQAVYLRAGEVDVALAEATKDSDVALDPRRLADDPRVEEAMRVAGFLPAESGQPGAWVDQDGIQVDLMVPERFAGSGGRRGARIPPHSRTAARRASGLEAVLIDHGEMEISALAPDDRRVVTALVAGPGALLVCKLHKLGERVDSPGRLNDKDAHDIYRLLRAVSTAELAGAFGRLRDDVVSEAVTLRAIDWMEELFAAGPQGLGSRMAGRAEDGIGDPDEVSASVAFLADDLVRSLS, encoded by the coding sequence GTGCCTGGCGCCTCGAATGACCTGCTGATTCGATCAAGGTCTGTGCTCCTCGATGCTCTGGCTGCCCTCGGAGCGCATCGCGACGCAGTCGTCGTGGTCGGAGCGCAGGCCGTCTACCTTCGGGCGGGCGAGGTCGACGTCGCTCTCGCCGAAGCGACCAAGGACAGCGACGTCGCGCTCGACCCGCGGAGGCTCGCCGACGATCCGCGGGTCGAGGAAGCGATGCGCGTGGCAGGCTTCCTCCCTGCCGAGAGCGGGCAGCCGGGCGCCTGGGTGGACCAGGACGGTATCCAGGTGGACCTCATGGTTCCCGAGCGGTTCGCCGGCTCCGGCGGTCGGCGTGGCGCACGGATCCCACCGCACTCCCGCACGGCGGCCCGGCGGGCGAGCGGTCTGGAAGCCGTCCTGATCGATCACGGCGAGATGGAGATCTCTGCACTGGCACCTGACGATCGCCGGGTCGTCACGGCGCTCGTCGCCGGCCCCGGAGCGTTGCTCGTGTGCAAGCTCCACAAGCTCGGTGAACGTGTGGACTCACCTGGCCGTCTCAACGACAAGGATGCACACGACATCTATCGCCTCCTGCGTGCGGTGTCGACGGCGGAACTGGCTGGTGCGTTCGGGCGGCTCCGGGACGACGTGGTGAGCGAAGCTGTCACGCTGCGCGCCATCGACTGGATGGAGGAACTCTTCGCAGCGGGGCCCCAGGGGCTGGGCTCCCGCATGGCCGGTCGCGCCGAGGACGGGATCGGCGATCCCGACGAGGTGTCGGCCTCCGTCGCCTTCCTCGCGGACGACCTCGTCCGATCACTGTCTTGA
- the tagD gene encoding glycerol-3-phosphate cytidylyltransferase, whose amino-acid sequence MKRVITYGTYDLLHYGHIELLRRAKALGDYLIVALSSDEFNAGKGKKSYFTFEERRRMLEAIRHVDLVIPEHTWEQKATDIQLYHVDTFVIGDDWTGKFDELKEVCEVVYLPRTPEISTTQIKAGLAAKG is encoded by the coding sequence ATGAAGCGAGTCATCACCTACGGCACCTACGACCTGCTGCACTACGGGCACATCGAGCTGCTGCGTCGGGCCAAGGCGCTGGGTGACTACCTGATCGTGGCGCTGTCGTCGGACGAGTTCAACGCGGGCAAGGGCAAGAAGTCGTACTTCACCTTCGAGGAACGCCGCCGGATGCTCGAGGCGATCCGGCACGTCGACCTCGTCATCCCGGAGCACACCTGGGAGCAGAAGGCCACCGACATCCAGCTCTACCACGTCGACACCTTCGTCATCGGCGACGACTGGACCGGCAAGTTCGACGAGCTCAAGGAGGTGTGCGAGGTCGTCTACCTGCCGCGCACGCCGGAGATCTCGACGACGCAGATCAAGGCCGGGCTGGCCGCGAAGGGCTGA
- a CDS encoding NCS2 family permease gives MANQTTAPAPGQSGIDRFFKITERGSTVGREIRGGLVTFFAMSYIIVLNPLIIGTVQDGTGQVLGGGTEASAESLGMVAAATALVAGLVTILMGVFANFPIALAAGLGLNAVVAYSIAGLPDVTWADAMGLVVIEGLIILVLVLTGFREAVFNAVPVELKTAISVGIGLFIALIGFVNAGFVVPGEGTPLALGNLGTWPILVFVVGLLLVIALFVRKVRGAMFIGILTATVLAVILENTLHIGSKAGGNPNGFNLNAPEFDGVAQVPDFGLLGQFSLLGSFENIAAVTVVLLVFSLLIADFFDTMGTMVAVGAEAGLLDEQGNPPKTRAILVVDSLAAMFGGMGSVSSNTAYVESTSGVGDGARTGLASVTTGVAFLAATFLAPLVALVPYEAAAPALVFVGYLMMMQVANISWRNVEIAIPAFLTIVLMPFTYSIADGIGAGFLAFVVIKLALGKVRQIHPLMWIASLMFVVYFLLEPIQNAIG, from the coding sequence ATGGCGAACCAGACCACCGCGCCCGCGCCCGGGCAGAGCGGCATCGACCGCTTCTTCAAGATCACCGAGCGAGGCTCGACCGTCGGACGCGAGATCCGTGGCGGTCTCGTCACGTTCTTCGCGATGAGCTACATCATCGTGCTCAACCCGCTCATCATCGGCACCGTCCAGGACGGCACCGGTCAGGTGCTCGGTGGCGGCACCGAGGCCAGCGCGGAGTCGCTGGGCATGGTCGCCGCGGCCACGGCGCTCGTCGCGGGGCTCGTCACGATCCTCATGGGCGTGTTCGCCAACTTCCCGATCGCGCTCGCCGCAGGCCTCGGGCTCAACGCCGTCGTGGCGTACTCCATCGCCGGCCTGCCGGACGTCACCTGGGCCGACGCGATGGGCCTGGTGGTCATCGAGGGCCTCATCATCCTCGTGCTCGTCCTCACCGGGTTCCGCGAGGCCGTGTTCAACGCGGTGCCCGTCGAGCTCAAGACCGCCATCTCCGTCGGCATCGGCCTGTTCATCGCCCTCATCGGGTTCGTCAACGCCGGGTTCGTCGTCCCCGGCGAGGGCACGCCGCTGGCGCTCGGCAACCTCGGCACCTGGCCCATCCTCGTCTTCGTCGTCGGGCTGCTGCTCGTCATCGCGCTGTTCGTGCGCAAGGTGCGCGGCGCCATGTTCATCGGGATCCTCACCGCGACCGTGCTCGCCGTGATCCTCGAGAACACGCTGCACATCGGGTCCAAGGCCGGGGGCAACCCGAACGGCTTCAACCTCAACGCCCCGGAGTTCGACGGCGTCGCGCAGGTCCCCGACTTCGGTCTGCTCGGCCAGTTCTCGCTCCTCGGGTCGTTCGAGAACATCGCCGCCGTCACCGTGGTGCTGCTCGTCTTCTCGCTGCTCATCGCCGACTTCTTCGACACGATGGGCACGATGGTCGCCGTCGGCGCCGAGGCCGGGCTGCTCGACGAGCAGGGCAACCCGCCCAAGACGCGCGCCATCCTCGTCGTCGACTCCCTCGCCGCCATGTTCGGCGGCATGGGCTCGGTGTCCTCCAACACCGCCTACGTGGAGTCCACCTCGGGCGTCGGCGACGGCGCCCGCACGGGCCTCGCGTCCGTCACCACGGGTGTCGCGTTCCTGGCGGCGACGTTCCTCGCGCCGCTCGTCGCCCTCGTGCCCTACGAGGCCGCCGCCCCGGCGCTGGTGTTCGTCGGCTACCTCATGATGATGCAGGTCGCGAACATCTCCTGGCGTAACGTCGAGATCGCCATCCCGGCGTTCCTCACCATCGTGCTCATGCCGTTCACGTACTCCATCGCCGACGGCATCGGTGCCGGCTTCCTCGCGTTCGTCGTCATCAAGCTCGCGCTCGGCAAGGTGCGCCAGATCCACCCGCTCATGTGGATCGCGTCGCTCATGTTCGTCGTGTACTTCCTGCTGGAGCCGATCCAGAACGCCATCGGCTGA
- the rfbB gene encoding dTDP-glucose 4,6-dehydratase: MRLLVTGGAGFIGANFVHQTVRERPDVDVTVLDALTYAGDRTSLDGVAGSVRFVEGSITDADLVDGLVGESDAVVHFAAESHNDNSLDDPSPFVQTNVVGTFTLLEAVRRHGVRFHHISTDEVYGDLELDDPAKFTPDTPYNPSSPYSSTKAGSDLLVRAWARSFGVEATISNCSNNYGPYQHIEKFIPRQITNLVDGVRPRLYGAGLNVRDWIHVEDHNAAVWAILDGGRPGETYLIGADGETNNLDVVRTLLEIFGRDADDFDHVADRPGHDLRYAIDASRLRDELGWTPRYTDFRAGLEATVQWYRDNESWWRPHKAAVEAKYAATGQ; the protein is encoded by the coding sequence ATGCGACTGCTCGTCACCGGTGGCGCCGGGTTCATCGGCGCCAACTTCGTCCACCAGACCGTGCGCGAGCGCCCCGACGTCGACGTGACGGTGCTCGACGCGCTGACGTACGCGGGCGACCGCACGTCGCTCGACGGCGTCGCGGGCTCGGTCCGGTTCGTCGAGGGGTCGATCACCGACGCGGACCTCGTGGACGGGCTCGTGGGCGAGAGCGACGCGGTGGTGCACTTCGCGGCGGAGTCGCACAACGACAACTCGCTGGACGACCCGTCGCCGTTCGTGCAGACGAACGTGGTCGGCACGTTCACGCTGCTGGAGGCGGTCCGTCGCCACGGGGTGCGGTTCCACCACATCTCCACCGACGAGGTGTACGGGGACCTGGAGCTGGACGACCCGGCGAAGTTCACCCCGGACACGCCGTACAACCCGTCGAGCCCCTACTCGTCGACCAAGGCGGGCTCGGACCTGCTGGTGCGGGCGTGGGCGCGCTCGTTCGGCGTCGAGGCGACGATCTCGAACTGCTCGAACAACTACGGCCCGTACCAGCACATCGAGAAGTTCATCCCGCGCCAGATCACGAACCTCGTCGACGGGGTGCGCCCGCGCCTGTACGGGGCGGGTCTGAACGTGCGCGACTGGATCCACGTCGAGGACCACAACGCCGCGGTGTGGGCGATCCTCGACGGTGGTCGCCCGGGGGAGACCTACCTCATCGGCGCGGACGGCGAGACGAACAACCTCGACGTGGTGCGCACGCTGCTGGAGATCTTCGGCCGGGACGCCGACGACTTCGACCATGTCGCGGACCGGCCGGGCCACGACCTGCGCTACGCCATCGACGCGTCCCGGCTGCGCGACGAGCTCGGCTGGACGCCCCGCTACACCGACTTCCGCGCGGGCCTGGAGGCCACGGTGCAGTGGTACCGGGACAACGAGTCCTGGTGGCGCCCGCACAAGGCCGCCGTCGAGGCGAAGTACGCCGCCACCGGCCAGTGA
- a CDS encoding dTDP-4-dehydrorhamnose 3,5-epimerase family protein, giving the protein MQFRELSVPGAFEITPRQFGDPRGVFLEWFKAGPFADAVGHPLDLAQANCSVSAAGVLRGVHFADVPPGQAKYVTCAKGAVLDVVVDLRVGSPTFGQWDSVLLDDVDRRAIYLGEGLGHAFMALEDDSTVLYLCSTGYNPGAEHGIHPLDPAIGIEWPTTARDGSPLTPQLSDKDAVAPTLAEAEQQGLLPTLAAVEEHLASLRN; this is encoded by the coding sequence GTGCAGTTCCGCGAGCTGTCCGTCCCCGGCGCGTTCGAGATCACCCCGCGACAGTTCGGCGACCCGCGCGGCGTGTTCCTCGAGTGGTTCAAGGCCGGCCCGTTCGCCGACGCCGTCGGGCACCCGCTGGACCTCGCGCAGGCCAACTGCTCCGTGTCCGCCGCGGGCGTGCTGCGCGGCGTCCACTTCGCCGACGTCCCGCCCGGCCAGGCCAAGTACGTCACCTGCGCGAAGGGTGCCGTGCTCGACGTCGTGGTCGACCTCCGCGTCGGCTCCCCCACGTTCGGGCAGTGGGACTCCGTGCTGCTCGACGACGTCGACCGCCGCGCCATCTACCTCGGCGAGGGCCTCGGCCACGCCTTCATGGCGCTCGAGGACGACTCGACCGTGCTCTACCTGTGCTCCACGGGCTACAACCCGGGCGCCGAGCACGGCATCCACCCGCTGGACCCTGCGATCGGCATCGAGTGGCCGACGACCGCCCGCGACGGCTCCCCGCTGACGCCGCAGCTGTCCGACAAGGACGCCGTCGCACCCACCCTCGCCGAGGCCGAGCAGCAGGGCCTGCTGCCCACCCTCGCCGCGGTCGAGGAGCACCTGGCCTCGCTGCGGAACTGA
- the rfbD gene encoding dTDP-4-dehydrorhamnose reductase has translation MLGTDLVARLTDAGTDVVGLRRADLDVTDAAAVAQAVAGFDVVVNATAWTAVDDAETQEAAAFAVNATAVAHLARATHAAGARLVHVSTDYVFDGTATTPYAEDAPVDPRSAYGRTKAAGEWAVRAEAPDHLIVRTAWLYGAHGGCFPKTMARLAADRDLLTVVDDQVGQPTWTRDLADLVVRLVDAAAPAGTYHGTSSGQTSWYGFTRRVVASAGLATAVEPTTSDRFPRPAPRPAYSVLGHDALLAAGVTPIRDWAERWDAAAPEVLA, from the coding sequence ATGCTCGGCACCGATCTCGTGGCGCGGCTGACCGACGCCGGGACCGACGTCGTCGGGCTGCGCCGTGCCGACCTCGACGTCACCGACGCCGCCGCCGTCGCACAGGCCGTCGCGGGCTTCGACGTCGTCGTCAACGCGACCGCGTGGACGGCCGTCGACGACGCGGAGACGCAGGAGGCGGCGGCCTTCGCGGTCAACGCGACGGCGGTGGCGCACCTGGCCCGGGCGACGCACGCGGCCGGGGCGCGCCTCGTGCACGTGTCCACGGACTACGTGTTCGACGGCACCGCCACCACCCCGTACGCCGAGGACGCCCCGGTCGATCCCCGTTCGGCGTACGGCCGGACGAAGGCCGCCGGCGAGTGGGCGGTCCGCGCCGAGGCACCGGACCACCTGATCGTGCGCACCGCGTGGCTCTACGGGGCGCACGGCGGGTGCTTCCCGAAGACGATGGCGCGCCTCGCCGCGGACCGCGACCTGCTCACGGTGGTCGACGACCAGGTCGGCCAGCCCACGTGGACCCGCGACCTCGCGGACCTGGTCGTGCGGCTGGTGGACGCCGCAGCACCCGCCGGGACCTACCACGGCACGTCGTCCGGGCAGACGTCGTGGTACGGCTTCACCCGCCGCGTCGTGGCGAGCGCGGGCCTGGCCACCGCCGTCGAGCCGACGACGAGCGACCGGTTCCCGCGCCCCGCCCCGCGGCCCGCCTACTCCGTGCTGGGGCACGACGC